In one Eulemur rufifrons isolate Redbay chromosome 14, OSU_ERuf_1, whole genome shotgun sequence genomic region, the following are encoded:
- the HSPB1 gene encoding heat shock protein beta-1: MTERRVPFSLLRGPSWDPFRDWYPAHSRLFEQAFGVPRLAEEWSQWFGTGGWPGYVRALPPAAPALEGPAVPAYSRALSRQLSSGVSEIRQTADRWRVSLDVNHFAPEELTVKTKDGVVEITGKHEERQDEHGYISRCFTRKYTLPPGVDPTLVSSSLSPEGTLTVEAPLPKPATQSSEITIPVTFEARAQLGGPEAGTSEQSGAK, translated from the exons ATGACCGAGCGCCGCGTGCCCTTCTCGCTCCTGCGGGGCCCCAGCTGGGACCCTTTCCGCGACTGGTACCCGGCGCACAGCCGCCTCTTCGAGCAGGCCTTCGGGGTGCCCCGGCTGGCCGAGGAGTGGTCGCAGTGGTTCGGCACCGGCGGCTGGCCGGGCTATGTGCGGGCGctgccccccgccgcccccgcgctCGAGGGCCCCGCGGTGCCCGCCTACAGCCGCGCGCTCAGCCGGCAGCTCAGCAGCGGCGTCTCGGAGATCCGGCAGACGGCAGACCGCTGGCGCGTGTCCCTGGACGTCAACCACTTCGCCCCCGAGGAGCTGACGGTCAAGACCAAGGACGGTGTGGTGGAGATCACCG gcAAGCACGAAGAGAGACAGGACGAGCACGGCTACATCTCGCGGTGCTTCACCCGGAAATACAC GCTGCCCCCCGGTGTGGACCCCACCCTGGTCTCCTCCTCCCTGTCACCTGAGGGCACACTCACCGTGGAGGCCCCCCTGCCCAAGCCAGCCACGCAGTCGTCGGAGATCACCATCCCTGTCACCTTCGAGGCGCGTGCCCAGCTTGGGGGCCCGGAAGCCGGGACATCCGAGCAGTCTGGAGCCAAGTGA